In Vigna unguiculata cultivar IT97K-499-35 chromosome 3, ASM411807v1, whole genome shotgun sequence, a single genomic region encodes these proteins:
- the LOC114175453 gene encoding uncharacterized protein LOC114175453, whose translation MSVIQKHTHSLQELNPEKESWNILARVVRLWFVEDYTKGKTPFSMEIVLQDQEGVLIHASVRRTLIYKFQSEIKEDNLSVFHVMVVLIEPQNMPIRSTSNLEPRCDWDVYWCWNREGARESCLQLECTLFGQYVDMLNAFLASGEDQHVVIALHYCKVKTFQGN comes from the exons ATGTCTGTTATCCAAAAACACACTCACTCTTTACAAGAACTAAACCCTGAGAAGGAGAGTTGGAATATCCTTGCAAGAGTTGTAAGGTTATGGTTTGTTGAAGATTACACAAAAGGAAAAACTCCATTTTCCATGGAAATTGTTCTTCAAGACCAAGAG GGTGTACTAATCCATGCATCTGTTAGACGCACATTGATATACAAATTCCAGTCTGAAATCAAAGAGGACAATCTTTCAGTATTTCATGTAATGGTGGTTCTTATAGAACCACAAAACATGCCTATAAGATCAACTTCCAATTTGGAACCAAG ATGTGATTGGGATGTTTACTGGTGTTGGAACAGAGAGGGAGCTAGAGAAAGCTG TTTGCAACTGGAATGTACTTTATTTGGTCAATATGTTGATATGTTAAATGCATTTCTGGCCTCTGGAGAGGATCAACATGTTGTCATTGCTTTGCATTATTGCAAAGTGAAGACCTTCCAAGGTAACTAA